Below is a window of Thermus thermamylovorans DNA.
GGAAAGGGGCCTCATCGTCCCCGTGGTGCGGGACGCGGACCGGAAGAGCGTGCTGGAGCTGGCCCAGGAGATCGCCGAGCTTTCTGCCAAGGCCCGGGAGGGGCGGCTCGCCCCGGAGGAGGTCACGGGCTCCACCTTCACCGTCACCAACATCGGCGCCGTGGGCGCCCTCATGAGCTTCCCCATCATCAACGTGCCCGACGCCGCCATCCTGGGGGTCCACTCCATCCGCAAGCGCCCCTGGGTGATGCCGGATGGCTCCATAGAGGCGCGGGACATCATGTACCTCTCCCTCTCCTTCGACCACCGCCTGGTGGACGGGGCCGAGGCGGCCTCCTTCACCCGCGAGGTGATCCGGCTTTTGGAGAACCCCGACCTCCTCCTTCTGGAAATGTAGGATGGACCCCATGACGACCTACGACCTGATCGTGATCGGCACCGGCCCCGGAGGCTACCACGCCGCCATCCGGGGAGCCCAGCTCGGCCTGAAGGTGCTGGCGGTGGAGGCCGGCGAGGTGGGCGGGGTATGCCTGAACGTGGGGTGCATCCCCACCAAAGCCCTTCTGCACGCGGCGGAAACCCTCCACCACCTCAAGGTGGCCGAGGGCTTCGGGGTGAAGGCGAGCCCCGAGGTGGACCTCAAGAAGCTGGCCGCCTGGCGGGAGAGCGTGGTGAAGCGGCTCACCGGGGGCGTGGCGGGGCTTTTGAAGGGCAACCGGGTGGAGCTTGTGCGGGGCTTCGCCCGCTTCGCGGGGCCTAAGGAGATCGAGGTGAATGGGGAGCGCTACGGGGGAAAAAGCGTCATCGTGGCCACGGGGAGCGAGCCCGCGGCCCTCAAGGGCTTCCCCTTCGGCGAGGACATTTGGGACTCCACCCGGGCCCTAAAGGTGGAAGAGGGCATCCCCAAGCGCCTCCTGGTGATCGGGGGCGGGGCGGTGGGCCTGGAGTTCGGGCAGATCTTCCACCGCCTGGGCTCGCAGGTGACCCTGATCGAGTACATGCCCGAGATCCTCCCGGCAAGCGACCCCGAGACCGCCGCCCTGTTGCGCAAGGCCCTGGAGAAGGAAGGCATCCGGGTGCGCACCGGCACCAAGGCCGTGGGCTACGAGAAGAAGCAAGATGGCCTCCACGTCACCCTAGAGCCCGCCCAGGGGGGCCAGGGGGAAACCCTGGTGGTGGACAAAATCCTGGTGGCCGTGGGCCGCAGGCCCCGCACGGAAGGGCTTGGCCTGGAAAAGGCCGGGGTAAAGGTGGACGAACGGGGCTTCATCCAGGTGAACGCCCGCATGGAAACCTCGGCCCCCGGGGTCTACGCCATCGGCGACGTGGCCCGTCCCCCCCTCCTGGCCCACAAGGCCATGCGGGAGGGCCTGGTGGCCGCAGAAAACGCCGCGGGCAAGGCCAGCGCCTTCGACTACCAGGTGCCCAGCGTGGTCTACACCTCCCCCGAGTGGGCCGGGGTGGGCCTCACCGAGGAGGAGGCCAAGAAGGCGGGCTATAAGGTGAAGGTGGGGAAGTTCCCCCTTTCCGCCAGCGGCCGGGCCCTTACCCTGGGGGGGGCGGAGGGCCTCATCAAGGTGGTGGGGGATGAGGAAACCGACCTCCTTCTTGGGGTCTTCGTGGTGGGGCCCCAGGCGGGGGAGCTCATCGCCGAGGCCACCCTGGCCCTGGAGATGGGGGCCACGGTCTCCGACCTGGGGCTCACCGTCCACGCCCACCCCACCCTCTCCGAGGGGCTCATGGAGGCGGCGGAGGCCCTCCACAAGCAGGCCATCCACATCCTGAACCGTTGACCCAACCCAGAGTCCCTTGGCGTTCCCGGTGGGGCTTCTGCCCCACCGGACCTTTAAAAGCCCAGGGCCCCGAGAAGCCCGTAAAGCCCCGCCCCCAGGAAGACGGCCACGCCCAGGTTCCCGGTGAGCCTAAGCCCCAGATAAGTGCCCAGGAGGGCGAGCCCCGCCCGGAGCCACTCCGGGGAAGGCGGGGGGGAGAAGGCGGAGACCAGGAAAAGGGCCACCACCAGGGCGGGTCCCGCCTGGCCCGTCGGCACCCTCCTCTCCCCCCGCCAGGGCAGGAAGCGCAGGAGGAAGGTGCCCAGGGCCAGGAGGAGGAGGGCTAGGGTCATGGCCTCCCCCCCTTCCCCGGCCAGAGGAACCCGATGACCCCCGCCAGGAAAAGCCCCCAGGCGGTCTGCCCCAGGAGGTGGAGGGCCAAAGCCGCCCCGCCCGCGAGAAGGGCCGCGGGGTTTTTCAGGTGGGGCAGGGCCAGGAGAAGAAACAGGGCAGGAAGGGCGAAGGCGAGAGCCTCCCCCACCCCGGGCCAGGCGAGAAGCCCCTGCCCCCCCAAGGCCCCCAGGAAGGTGCCCAGGTTCCAGGAAAGGTAGGCCCCTAAGCCCAGGCCCAGGAAGTAGCCCCGCCGCTCCCCCGGGGGGAGGCCGGGGAGGGCCCTTAGGGCCAGGGCGAAGACCTCGTCGGTGAGGAGGAAGGCTTCCAGGGGACCTCCTTTAAGGTAGGGCCTGAGGGCCGGGCCGTAGAAGGCGTGGCGCAGGTTGAGGAGGAGGCCCAAGGTGGCCGCCAAAAGGGGCGGCACCCCCTGGGCCAGAAGCCCCACCAGGGCGAACTGGCTGGCCCCGGCGAAGACCAGGAGGGAGGTGAGCTGAATCCAAAGGTAGCCAAGCCCCGCCTGGGCCCCCAGGGCACCGAAGGCCACGGCCACGGGGAAGTAGCCCAGGACGATGGGCCAGGCGGCCTGCAGGCCCTCCTTCATCCCTACCGGATCTCCACCCCGCCCCAGCGCTCCAAGAGCTTCAGGGCCTCCACGTGGTCGGCCTCGGGGCCGAGTTCCCTTCTGGCCATCTCGTAGACCTCCCGGGTGAGGCGGAGGAGGGGGCTTGGGGCCTTTTCCCCGTCCAGGACCCCCATGGCGATCCCCAGATCCTTCACCAAAAGGCCCAGGGCGAAGGTCTTGGGGAAGGCCCGGGTGAGAACCCGCTCGGGGATGAGGTTTTCCGTGGCGTTGGAGCGGCCGCTGGAGGCGTTGATGACCTCGAGGGCCTTCTCCGCGGCAACCCCCTGCCGCACCAGGGCCAAAAGCCCCTCCCCCGCCGCCCAGAGGTTCACCGCCAGGAGGGCGTTGTTGATGGCCTTCACCGCGTGCCCCGCCCCCACGGGCCCCACGTGGACCACCTTCTTGGCGTAGGCCAGGTAGGGCTTCACGGCCTCCACCGCCGCCTCTGGCCCCCCCAGCATCACCGTGAGGGTACCCCGCTCGGCCCCAAGGGTCCCGCCGGAAACCGGGGCGTCCAGGTAGACCACACCCCGTTCCAAAAGGCGCTCCGCCAGAAGCCGGCTTCCCTCGGGCTCGCCGCTGGTGGCGTCCACCCAGTAGGTGCCGGGCCTAAGGTGGGGCAGGAGGGCCTCCGCCACCTCGGCCACCTCCTTGGTGGTGGGGAGGCAGGTGAAGATCACCTCGGCCTCGGCCACCCCTTCCAGGGGGACCGCCTTGGAGCCGTGCTCCTCCTGGTGCCTTAGGGCCTTGGCGAAGGTGCGGTTCCAGACCAGGGTGGGAAACCTTTTGGCCAGATGGGCGGCCATGGGGTAGCCCATGGCCCCAAGGCCGAGGAAGGCCACCTTTTCCATGCCCCCTTTTTACCAGAGCCTGAGGAGCTTAGCCAGGCCCCGGAAGAGGAGGAGGAAGAGAAGGCTGAAGCCCATGGCCACGGCAAGGAAGATGAGGAAGCCCATTCCGAAGGCCCCCCCAAAGACCATCTGCCTAAGCCAAAGCCCCGCGGGGAAGGCGAGGGCCCAGGTGAGAAGGAGGTTATTCCAGGTGGGCCTGCGGTAGGTGCCGAGGAAGGGGGCAAGCAGGAGCCAGACGAAGAGGACGGGGAGTACATTGCGGGCCAGGCCCTCCAGGGTGATGGGGAGGCCGTGGGACCAAAGGCCGGCCCCGGCGAAGAGGAGGAGGGCCAGGAGGTCCAGGAGGAAGAGGGGGGTGGCGGGCTTGCGGCTTGCGGTCATGCCTTCCCCCTCAGCGGGCGGTGGCCTCCAGGAACACCCGGTCCGCCCGGTAGGAGCTCCGCACCAGGGGCCCGGCGAAGACCTCCTTAAAGCCGAGCTCGTACCCCCAGGCCTCGTACCGCCGGAAGTCCTCGGGGGGCACGTAGCGCGCCACGGGCAGGTGGGCCGGGGTGGGGCGCAGGTACTGGCCCAGGGTGAGGATGTCCACCCCCGCCGCCCGCAGGTCCCGCATGGCCTCGAGGATCTCCGCCTCCGTTTCCCCCAGGCCCAGCATGAGGCTAGACTTGGTGAGGACCTTCGGGCGGTAGCCCTTGGCGTGGGCCAAAACCTTCAGGGTCTGCTCGTACCCCGCGCGGGGGTCCCGCACCCTGGGGGTGAGGCGGCGCACGGTTTCCAGGTTCTGGGCGTAGACCTCAGGCCCCGCGTCCAAAACCGTTTCCACCGCCTTTAGGTCCCCCTGGAAGTCGGGGGTGAGGGCCTCCACCAGGACCCCAGGGGCCTTTTCCTTGATGGCCCTTATGGTGGCGGCAAAGTGGCCCGCCCCGCCGTCGGGGAGGTCGTCCCGGTCCACGCTGGTGAGGACCACGTAGCGGATATGGAGCCTGCGGATGGCCTCGGCCACCCGCTGGGGCTCCTCGGGGTCCACGATCCCCTTGGGGTTCCCCGTGTCCACAGCGCAGAACTTGCAGGCCCTTGTGCAGACGCTTCCCAGGAGCATCACCGTGAGGGTGCCGTGGGTCCAGCACTCCCCCACGTTGGGGCAAAGGGCCTCCTGGCAGACGGTGTGGAGCTTAAGCTCCTCCACCGTATGCTTCAGGGCCTGGTACTTGGCCCCCGTGGGCAGGGTGGCCCGGAGCCAGGCGGGCTTGTGGCGGTCCACGGGCTCGGGCCGGGCCTTGCTCAAGCCGTGTTTCACCACCTTGAGCTCAATCACCTCCCCCGTGGGGGCGAGGAGCTCCACCGTTTCAAACTTGGGCCTCATGCCGTTCCTCCCTGTAGCGGGGCTCCATGCCGAACACCTGGGCCAAGGCTTCCACCACCCGCCCCTTGGCCTCGGGCATGGGCACCCTGCGGCCCAGAAGCCTCTCCAAAGAGGTCACCCCCTTGCCCTGGAGGCCGCAGGGGATGATCACGGAAAAGTCGTTGAGGTCGGTGGACACGTTCAGGGCGAAGCCGTGAAAGCTGACCTCCTCCTTCACCGCCACCCCGATGGCGCAGAGCTTGTCCTCCCCCACCCAGACCCCCGCGTACCCCGGGGTGGGGTAGGCCTTTAGGCCGTAACTGGCCGCCACCCGCACCATGGCCTCCTCGATCTGGCGCAGGAAGCGGCGCACCTCCCGGCCTACGGGAAAGATGGGGTAGCCCACCAGCTGCCCCGGGCCGTGGTAAGTCACGTCCCCGCCCCGCTCCACCCAGTAGAGCTCAAAGCCGTTTTCCCGGTACCAGCTTTCCGGGAAGAGCAGGTTCTCCCCCGTGGCCTTCCGGCCCAGGGTGATCACCCGGGGGTGCTCCAGGAGGAGGAGGGTGGGGGGGCGCTTTCCCCGCACCACCTCGCTGTGCACCCGCTTTTGGTACGCCCAGGCCTCCCCGTAGGGCAAAAGGCCGAGGTCCTCCACCCAGAACTCCACGCCCTTAAGCATACGCCAGCCGGGCGGATAGGGGCCGGGGAGGGCCACAAAGTCCTTGACCAGAACCTGACCTGAGCCGAGCACCCTGAGGACATGGGTACGGAAAACCGCCTGGAAATGCTCCTGGAGCTGGAACCGGAGTCCATGGACCCCTCCCTGGCCGAACGGCTCCTGGACGAGGTGCTCGCGGTGCTGCGCCAACACCTCCCGGTGCGGGCCCTCGAGGCCCGGCTGGAGCGGCGGGGCGACCACGTGGTGCTCCTGGCCGCGGTGGAACTCGCCTCCTAAGAAGGCAGGGGGTTGCCCCAGCGCATAAGGAAGAAAGGCGAGGCTTAGGGCCTTTCTGGGGCCCCCGTGGTGGCGCAAGCCACGGCGGGACACCTAGACCCCCAAGGCCCGGGCTAAAAGCTGGTCCCGCAAGGGGGTGGGGAGCAGGCGCAGAAAAAGGGTCTGCCAGGCCCTTTCCCGCCTGGCCACCAGGTAGCGGGCCCGGGGCCTTGGGCTTTCCAGGGCGTGGAGCACCGCCTCCGCCACCCTTTCCGGGGGAAGTCCCCGCCTCGCGTTCCTCCGGGCCATCCTCCGGGCCACCTCCAGGTAGCGCCCGTAGACCTCCTCCGTACCGGAAGGGGGTGGGAGCAGGTAGCCCTCCGCCGCCCGTTCCGAGCGCTCCCAGATGGGGGTGGCCACGGAGCCGGGCTCGATGAGGATCACCCGTACCCCAAAGGGCTTTAGCTCCACCCTTAGGGCGTCGGCCAGGGCCTCGAGGGCGAACTTGCTGGCGGCGTAGGGCCCCATGAGGGGGAGGGCCAAGAGGCCGGAGACCGAGCCCATGAGGACCACCCGCCCCCGGCCCCCCCGCAGGAGGGGCAGGAAAGCCTGCACCGTGGCGTGCACCCCCAAGAGGTTCACCTCCAAGGCCTGCCGGAAGGCGGAGGGGGGTACCAGCTCCAAGGGCCCCGCCACCGCCACCCCCGCATTGGCCACCAGGCCGAAAAGCCCCTTTTCCCGAAGGGCTTCCCGCGCCCGGAGGAGGTCTTCCTCCCGGGTCACGTCCAGGAGGAGGGGCTCCACCCCCAGGGCCCTTAGGCGCTCTGCGTCCTCCCCCTTGCGCACCCCGCCGTGGACCCGGTACCCCCTGGCGGCAAGGAGCCGGGCCGTAGCCAGGCCGATGCCGCTCCCGGCCCCGGTGATGAGGACGCTCCCGGCCATTTGCACCCAGTTTACAATCTCCGGCCCAAGCGGGTAGAATCTCCCCGAAATCCCAAGGGGGCAGCATGATCGGCAGAAGGGTGCAGCAGCGGATCTACCTGGAAGGG
It encodes the following:
- the lpdA gene encoding dihydrolipoyl dehydrogenase, yielding MTTYDLIVIGTGPGGYHAAIRGAQLGLKVLAVEAGEVGGVCLNVGCIPTKALLHAAETLHHLKVAEGFGVKASPEVDLKKLAAWRESVVKRLTGGVAGLLKGNRVELVRGFARFAGPKEIEVNGERYGGKSVIVATGSEPAALKGFPFGEDIWDSTRALKVEEGIPKRLLVIGGGAVGLEFGQIFHRLGSQVTLIEYMPEILPASDPETAALLRKALEKEGIRVRTGTKAVGYEKKQDGLHVTLEPAQGGQGETLVVDKILVAVGRRPRTEGLGLEKAGVKVDERGFIQVNARMETSAPGVYAIGDVARPPLLAHKAMREGLVAAENAAGKASAFDYQVPSVVYTSPEWAGVGLTEEEAKKAGYKVKVGKFPLSASGRALTLGGAEGLIKVVGDEETDLLLGVFVVGPQAGELIAEATLALEMGATVSDLGLTVHAHPTLSEGLMEAAEALHKQAIHILNR
- a CDS encoding branched-chain amino acid transport — encoded protein: MTLALLLLALGTFLLRFLPWRGERRVPTGQAGPALVVALFLVSAFSPPPSPEWLRAGLALLGTYLGLRLTGNLGVAVFLGAGLYGLLGALGF
- a CDS encoding AzlC family ABC transporter permease, coding for MKEGLQAAWPIVLGYFPVAVAFGALGAQAGLGYLWIQLTSLLVFAGASQFALVGLLAQGVPPLLAATLGLLLNLRHAFYGPALRPYLKGGPLEAFLLTDEVFALALRALPGLPPGERRGYFLGLGLGAYLSWNLGTFLGALGGQGLLAWPGVGEALAFALPALFLLLALPHLKNPAALLAGGAALALHLLGQTAWGLFLAGVIGFLWPGKGGRP
- a CDS encoding NAD(P)-dependent oxidoreductase produces the protein MEKVAFLGLGAMGYPMAAHLAKRFPTLVWNRTFAKALRHQEEHGSKAVPLEGVAEAEVIFTCLPTTKEVAEVAEALLPHLRPGTYWVDATSGEPEGSRLLAERLLERGVVYLDAPVSGGTLGAERGTLTVMLGGPEAAVEAVKPYLAYAKKVVHVGPVGAGHAVKAINNALLAVNLWAAGEGLLALVRQGVAAEKALEVINASSGRSNATENLIPERVLTRAFPKTFALGLLVKDLGIAMGVLDGEKAPSPLLRLTREVYEMARRELGPEADHVEALKLLERWGGVEIR
- a CDS encoding DUF3054 domain-containing protein; protein product: MTASRKPATPLFLLDLLALLLFAGAGLWSHGLPITLEGLARNVLPVLFVWLLLAPFLGTYRRPTWNNLLLTWALAFPAGLWLRQMVFGGAFGMGFLIFLAVAMGFSLLFLLLFRGLAKLLRLW
- the lipA gene encoding lipoyl synthase yields the protein MRPKFETVELLAPTGEVIELKVVKHGLSKARPEPVDRHKPAWLRATLPTGAKYQALKHTVEELKLHTVCQEALCPNVGECWTHGTLTVMLLGSVCTRACKFCAVDTGNPKGIVDPEEPQRVAEAIRRLHIRYVVLTSVDRDDLPDGGAGHFAATIRAIKEKAPGVLVEALTPDFQGDLKAVETVLDAGPEVYAQNLETVRRLTPRVRDPRAGYEQTLKVLAHAKGYRPKVLTKSSLMLGLGETEAEILEAMRDLRAAGVDILTLGQYLRPTPAHLPVARYVPPEDFRRYEAWGYELGFKEVFAGPLVRSSYRADRVFLEATAR
- the lipB gene encoding lipoyl(octanoyl) transferase LipB yields the protein MEFWVEDLGLLPYGEAWAYQKRVHSEVVRGKRPPTLLLLEHPRVITLGRKATGENLLFPESWYRENGFELYWVERGGDVTYHGPGQLVGYPIFPVGREVRRFLRQIEEAMVRVAASYGLKAYPTPGYAGVWVGEDKLCAIGVAVKEEVSFHGFALNVSTDLNDFSVIIPCGLQGKGVTSLERLLGRRVPMPEAKGRVVEALAQVFGMEPRYREERHEAQV
- a CDS encoding SDR family oxidoreductase translates to MAGSVLITGAGSGIGLATARLLAARGYRVHGGVRKGEDAERLRALGVEPLLLDVTREEDLLRAREALREKGLFGLVANAGVAVAGPLELVPPSAFRQALEVNLLGVHATVQAFLPLLRGGRGRVVLMGSVSGLLALPLMGPYAASKFALEALADALRVELKPFGVRVILIEPGSVATPIWERSERAAEGYLLPPPSGTEEVYGRYLEVARRMARRNARRGLPPERVAEAVLHALESPRPRARYLVARRERAWQTLFLRLLPTPLRDQLLARALGV